Proteins encoded in a region of the Sphingomonas jaspsi DSM 18422 genome:
- the ahcY gene encoding adenosylhomocysteinase — protein sequence MATTADTLTRDYIVKDLSLADFGRKEIDIAETEMPGLMALRAEYGASQPLKGARITGSLHMTIQTAVLIETLTALGATVRWASCNIFSTQDHAAAAIAKSGVPVFAVKGETLEEYWDYVVRIFDWEKDGDGQTCNMILDDGGDATMFALWGARVEAGEALFTPTNEEEEIFAATLKKFLAERPGYLTKTVAAIKGVSEETTTGVHRLYELAKQGKLPFPAINVNDSVTKSKFDNLYGCKESLVDAIRRGTDVMLAGKVAAVAGFGDVGKGSAASLRNGGARVLVTEIDPICALQAAMEGYEVVTMEEAAKRADIFVTATGNADVITLDHMREMKDMAIVCNIGHFDSEIQIGALSNMKWNEIKPQVDEVTFPDGKRLIILSKGRLVNLGNATGHPSFVMSASFTNQTLAQIELWTKSDQYKNEVYVLPKHLDEKVAALHLEKLGVKLTKLTDKQAAYIGVTPQGPFKPDHYRY from the coding sequence GTGGCCACTACCGCCGACACGCTGACCCGCGACTATATCGTCAAGGACCTTTCGCTCGCCGATTTCGGCCGCAAGGAAATCGACATCGCCGAAACCGAAATGCCGGGCCTGATGGCGCTCCGCGCGGAATATGGCGCGTCGCAGCCGCTCAAGGGCGCGCGCATCACCGGCTCGCTTCACATGACCATCCAGACCGCGGTGCTGATCGAAACGCTGACCGCGCTGGGCGCGACCGTGCGCTGGGCGTCGTGCAATATTTTCTCGACCCAGGACCATGCCGCCGCCGCCATCGCCAAGTCGGGCGTGCCGGTGTTCGCGGTTAAGGGCGAGACCCTTGAGGAATATTGGGACTATGTCGTCCGCATCTTCGACTGGGAAAAGGACGGCGACGGCCAGACCTGCAACATGATCCTCGACGACGGCGGCGACGCCACCATGTTCGCGCTTTGGGGCGCGCGCGTCGAAGCGGGTGAAGCGCTGTTCACCCCGACCAACGAGGAAGAAGAAATCTTCGCCGCGACGCTGAAGAAGTTCCTGGCCGAACGTCCCGGCTACCTGACCAAGACCGTCGCCGCGATCAAGGGCGTCTCGGAAGAAACCACCACCGGCGTCCATCGGCTTTATGAACTTGCCAAGCAGGGCAAGCTCCCGTTCCCGGCGATCAACGTCAACGACAGCGTGACCAAGTCGAAGTTCGACAACCTTTACGGTTGCAAGGAATCGCTGGTCGACGCGATCCGTCGCGGCACCGACGTGATGCTGGCCGGTAAGGTCGCCGCGGTCGCCGGGTTCGGCGACGTGGGCAAGGGCTCGGCCGCGTCGCTCCGCAATGGCGGCGCGCGCGTCCTGGTCACCGAAATCGATCCGATCTGCGCGCTGCAGGCGGCGATGGAAGGCTATGAAGTCGTGACGATGGAAGAAGCCGCCAAGCGCGCCGACATCTTCGTCACCGCGACCGGCAACGCCGACGTCATCACGCTCGACCATATGCGCGAGATGAAGGACATGGCGATCGTCTGCAACATCGGCCACTTCGACAGCGAGATCCAGATCGGCGCGCTGAGCAACATGAAGTGGAACGAAATCAAGCCGCAGGTCGACGAAGTCACCTTCCCGGACGGCAAGCGCCTGATCATCCTGTCGAAGGGCCGCCTGGTGAACCTCGGCAACGCGACGGGTCACCCCAGCTTCGTGATGTCGGCCAGCTTCACCAACCAAACGCTGGCGCAGATCGAACTGTGGACCAAATCGGATCAGTACAAGAACGAGGTCTATGTCCTGCCCAAGCACCTCGACGAAAAGGTCGCGGCCCTCCACCTCGAAAAGCTGGGCGTGAAGCTCACCAAGCTGACCGACAAGCAGGCGGCCTACATCGGCGTGACGCCGCAGGGTCCATTCAAGCCGGATCACTACCGCTACTGA